One region of Bacillota bacterium genomic DNA includes:
- a CDS encoding M50 family metallopeptidase, translated as MYIGEVCGVRVRINGAFLVLALGFVLAGLGSHALALLLSIAGHEMAHFLVASGFGHRPTEVDLYPFGGALRFEDDWGDTAVEAVVALAGPLHNLAVSALAWWLSGIPIWRPGSLTLFIETNLAIGLFNLFPVLPLDGGRVLRAMLTPRLGYREATKVLTGHGRWIAATLVALGAGMVWTGQMAGVNLAVAGAFLFMAAGKERRSAAFLILLDVARKKEVLLKKGQMPVRQIIAHRDALVEEVARGFSPGCYHLVVVADDDLAPLGRLSELQILDAMLNMGGGVSLGRLLGR; from the coding sequence GTGTACATCGGGGAGGTATGTGGGGTAAGGGTCAGGATCAACGGGGCCTTCCTGGTCCTGGCGCTTGGCTTCGTCCTGGCCGGCTTGGGCTCTCACGCCCTGGCGCTGCTACTCTCTATAGCGGGTCATGAGATGGCCCATTTTCTTGTGGCCTCAGGGTTTGGCCACAGGCCCACGGAGGTAGACCTCTACCCCTTCGGGGGTGCCCTGCGCTTTGAGGATGACTGGGGGGATACCGCCGTTGAGGCCGTGGTCGCCTTGGCCGGACCCCTTCACAACCTGGCAGTGTCGGCCTTGGCCTGGTGGCTTTCGGGCATCCCGATCTGGCGGCCTGGCTCCCTCACCTTGTTCATCGAGACCAACCTGGCCATCGGCCTCTTCAACCTGTTTCCTGTGCTGCCCCTGGACGGGGGCCGGGTGCTCAGGGCGATGCTTACCCCCCGCCTGGGCTACCGGGAGGCCACAAAGGTCCTGACTGGCCACGGCCGCTGGATTGCTGCAACCCTGGTGGCCCTGGGCGCCGGGATGGTGTGGACGGGCCAGATGGCTGGGGTCAACCTGGCGGTTGCCGGGGCCTTTCTCTTCATGGCCGCCGGCAAGGAGAGGCGTTCGGCGGCCTTTCTCATCCTCCTGGATGTAGCCAGGAAGAAAGAGGTCTTGCTGAAGAAGGGACAGATGCCTGTAAGGCAGATCATCGCGCACCGGGATGCCCTGGTGGAGGAGGTGGCCAGGGGTTTCTCGCCGGGTTGCTACCACCTGGTGGTTGTGGCTGACGATGACCTAGCGCCGCTGGGGCGCCTATCTGAACTCCAGATCCTCGATGCAATGCTTAACATGGGTGGAGGGGTGTCCCTGGGCCGCCTGCTGGGGCGCTAG
- a CDS encoding M23 family metallopeptidase — translation MGHASRRVRRSLRKGLRRWGRAPYDLGDRTGSSRFLKQTVVSLVLLALVLAIQELPPSVAGETRDAVRWVVTRDTNLVTALRRLPTAETLARGDKPLLPFLSPLLEEEKEPETQTMKWPMEGRIISGFGWRSDLDTGKDHFHEGLDIEAPLGTPVMAVMDGQVSGVVESPTYGNLVTVLHGAGLETAYAHLSEVLVRSPQPVKQGDIIGRVGQTGNALTPHLHFEVREEGVPVDPAAYLGKGEQGP, via the coding sequence ATGGGTCACGCGAGCCGGAGGGTAAGGCGCTCCCTCAGGAAGGGCCTCAGGCGGTGGGGAAGGGCTCCCTACGATCTTGGCGACAGAACGGGAAGCTCCCGGTTTCTCAAGCAGACCGTTGTGTCCCTGGTGCTGTTAGCCTTGGTCCTGGCTATCCAGGAGTTGCCCCCCAGTGTGGCAGGGGAAACCCGGGATGCGGTGAGGTGGGTGGTCACCCGGGATACGAACTTGGTGACAGCGCTGCGGAGGCTGCCTACCGCGGAGACCCTGGCCCGGGGGGATAAGCCCCTCTTACCCTTCCTCTCTCCCCTTTTAGAGGAAGAGAAGGAACCGGAGACCCAAACCATGAAATGGCCCATGGAGGGCCGCATAATCTCCGGTTTCGGCTGGCGGTCAGACCTGGATACGGGGAAGGATCACTTCCATGAAGGCCTTGATATTGAAGCCCCCCTGGGCACCCCGGTCATGGCAGTCATGGATGGGCAGGTATCAGGGGTGGTGGAGAGCCCGACCTACGGGAACCTTGTCACCGTGCTTCATGGAGCAGGACTGGAGACAGCCTACGCCCACCTCTCTGAGGTACTGGTGCGGAGCCCTCAGCCGGTCAAACAAGGGGACATCATAGGGAGGGTTGGGCAGACAGGGAACGCCCTCACTCCCCACCTGCACTTTGAGGTGCGGGAAGAGGGGGTCCCAGTAGATCCTGCCGCCTACCTGGGCAAGGGCGAGCAAGGGCCGTAG